From Acidobacteriota bacterium, a single genomic window includes:
- a CDS encoding response regulator, translating to MKRKILLVEDSPTQMHSVMRTLQNKGYSVITAESGEEGLEKARREHPELVVLDVILPGRNGFQICRDLKTSPDTEQLPVILLTSKNQESDKFWGMKQGADEYLTKPCKEEDLLATIARHL from the coding sequence ATGAAGCGAAAGATTCTCTTAGTGGAAGACAGCCCCACCCAGATGCACAGTGTGATGCGGACGCTCCAAAACAAAGGTTACAGCGTCATCACCGCCGAAAGCGGCGAAGAAGGCTTGGAAAAGGCGCGCCGGGAACATCCTGAATTGGTGGTTCTGGATGTGATTTTACCGGGCCGGAATGGCTTCCAGATTTGCCGTGATCTGAAGACTTCACCGGATACCGAGCAATTGCCGGTCATTCTGCTGACCAGTAAGAATCAGGAAAGCGATAAGTTTTGGGGCATGAAACAAGGGGCGGATGAATACTTAACCAAACCCTGTAAGGAAGAAGACTTGCTCGCCACCATCGCCCGGCATCTGTAA
- a CDS encoding chemotaxis protein CheW, with protein MIAMIDAEDILTLPSETPWELLPDLLPDLSPENAAPVENLLQFTPADFGEDDVLSLADELPDLQPLPPLQQAQFQEPLRHTEPLQPENLLANFTNLDESNVAYHGESTAMPARAYADPFVLEPLERHEPSALAAELAARLAAVELPSETVVEAEKHVVFALAGAKYAVPMEQVLEVCDLEQFTPVINVPDWVLGIANLRGDIVSVVDLRHFLDSSTEALARRQPLRNLVVVQTQRGDLTTCLAVESMLGLAQAPTAEIQTVERVFGDGLTPHTRGFLAQGDELLSMLNLESLLRALEITG; from the coding sequence TTGATCGCGATGATTGATGCCGAAGACATTTTGACGCTGCCCAGCGAGACGCCTTGGGAATTGCTGCCCGATTTGCTGCCGGATTTGTCGCCGGAAAATGCCGCGCCAGTCGAAAACTTGCTACAGTTCACCCCCGCCGATTTTGGCGAGGACGATGTGCTGAGCCTGGCCGATGAGCTGCCGGATTTGCAGCCCTTACCCCCGCTACAGCAAGCGCAGTTTCAGGAGCCCTTGCGGCATACTGAGCCGTTGCAACCTGAGAACTTGCTGGCGAACTTTACCAACCTTGACGAGTCTAACGTCGCGTACCACGGCGAAAGCACCGCCATGCCGGCGAGAGCATACGCCGACCCCTTTGTGTTAGAGCCGCTTGAGCGACACGAGCCGTCTGCGCTCGCCGCTGAGTTGGCCGCCAGATTGGCGGCGGTTGAATTGCCGTCCGAAACGGTGGTCGAAGCTGAAAAGCACGTCGTTTTTGCCCTGGCCGGGGCGAAATATGCTGTGCCGATGGAACAGGTGCTTGAGGTTTGCGATCTCGAACAATTCACCCCGGTGATCAATGTGCCGGACTGGGTGCTGGGGATTGCCAACCTGCGCGGCGATATTGTTTCAGTCGTGGATTTACGTCATTTCCTCGACAGTTCGACGGAGGCTTTGGCCCGGCGCCAGCCGTTGCGGAATTTGGTCGTGGTGCAAACGCAACGCGGGGATCTGACCACCTGTCTGGCGGTCGAAAGCATGCTCGGTCTGGCGCAAGCACCCACGGCGGAAATTCAAACGGTCGAACGCGTTTTCGGCGATGGTTTAACGCCACATACGCGCGGCTTTTTGGCGCAAGGCGACGAATTGTTG